The Leucobacter viscericola genome includes a window with the following:
- a CDS encoding RNA-binding S4 domain-containing protein, producing the protein MAVRVDSWVWAVRLAKTRSQATTMCRGGHVRVNDQTAKAAQPVKVGDVVRVRIRGFDKIYRVTGLATRRGSATEAAKHFEDLTPPPLPRVEQPAAVIRDRGAGRPTKRERRDIDRLRGRDVDPLE; encoded by the coding sequence ATGGCCGTACGAGTGGATAGCTGGGTGTGGGCGGTGCGACTCGCAAAAACGCGCAGTCAGGCAACAACCATGTGCCGTGGTGGCCACGTTCGTGTGAACGACCAGACCGCAAAGGCCGCGCAGCCGGTGAAGGTCGGTGACGTGGTTCGCGTGCGAATCCGCGGCTTCGACAAGATCTATCGAGTCACCGGGCTTGCAACTCGGCGCGGCAGTGCGACCGAGGCGGCGAAGCACTTCGAAGATCTGACTCCACCGCCACTCCCCCGCGTCGAGCAGCCTGCCGCTGTGATTCGGGATCGCGGCGCCGGTCGACCAACCAAGCGTGAGCGTCGGGATATCGACCGCCTGCGCGGGCGTGACGTGGATCCGCTCGAGTAG
- a CDS encoding DNA polymerase III subunit delta' — protein MSFWSEIVGQPEAVQTLQRESEAPGAHAWLITGPPGSGRSNLAFRFAASLIARSEDDREAVFQQVQAQTHPDLGVLTTQKLVIDIKAAREIVATAHYSPAEGRYRVIVIEDADRMPERTSNVLLKALEEPPERTIWILCAPSEADLLPTIRSRARSLRLVTPSAGDIARLLHERDGASEVDAERAARLAQSHIGMARRLATDPESMERRDRTINIALGIETLGDAMHAAGSLVKVAEADAAALTERLDATERDSAMRSLGLAPGAAIPPQMRSQMKALEEDQKRRATRSLRDGIDRILTDLLSLYRDVLLTALGAEPELVNLEQADRITDLAERWSPEHALAMVTAIETARVRLTRGITPGLVLEALFAGVIAEKVSNRESM, from the coding sequence GTGAGTTTTTGGTCAGAGATTGTGGGGCAACCTGAGGCGGTGCAGACGCTGCAGCGCGAGTCCGAGGCGCCCGGCGCCCATGCCTGGCTGATTACTGGGCCACCAGGATCGGGCCGCTCGAACCTGGCCTTTCGTTTTGCAGCGTCGTTAATCGCGCGCAGCGAAGATGACCGCGAGGCGGTCTTTCAGCAGGTGCAAGCTCAGACGCACCCCGACTTGGGAGTGCTCACAACACAAAAGCTTGTGATCGATATCAAGGCAGCCCGCGAGATCGTCGCGACCGCCCACTACTCCCCGGCTGAGGGCCGCTACCGCGTGATTGTGATCGAAGACGCGGATCGAATGCCCGAGCGCACCTCGAATGTGCTGCTGAAAGCACTCGAAGAACCACCCGAGCGCACCATCTGGATACTGTGTGCACCGAGTGAGGCCGACCTGCTGCCGACGATTCGGTCGAGGGCCCGTTCGCTGCGGCTCGTCACGCCGAGCGCCGGTGATATTGCGAGGTTGCTGCACGAGCGAGACGGCGCGAGCGAGGTCGATGCTGAGCGGGCGGCGAGACTCGCACAGAGCCACATCGGCATGGCGAGGCGACTCGCGACTGATCCCGAATCTATGGAACGTCGTGACCGCACGATCAACATCGCACTCGGCATTGAGACGCTTGGTGATGCAATGCACGCCGCCGGATCCCTCGTGAAAGTGGCGGAGGCCGATGCTGCTGCACTGACCGAGCGGCTCGACGCGACTGAACGCGACAGCGCCATGCGCAGCCTCGGGCTTGCCCCCGGCGCCGCGATCCCACCCCAGATGCGTTCTCAGATGAAGGCGCTCGAAGAAGACCAAAAGCGGCGGGCAACTCGTAGTCTGCGAGACGGTATCGACCGCATTCTCACCGACCTCCTGTCGCTCTATCGAGACGTGCTGCTGACCGCGTTGGGAGCCGAGCCGGAGCTCGTGAACCTGGAGCAGGCCGACCGCATCACAGATCTCGCAGAGCGCTGGAGCCCAGAACACGCCCTCGCGATGGTGACCGCCATTGAGACTGCCCGCGTGCGTCTCACTCGAGGGATCACTCCCGGGCTGGTGCTTGAGGCGTTGTTTGCCGGAGTGATCGCGGAAAAAGTATCCAATAGAGAGAGCATGTAG
- a CDS encoding ABC transporter ATP-binding protein, producing MHTEQPGSSGSPEPKGSRKPRRGGKPSAVSSTPKGPRASLRELVPFLFEQRKLLTLALVLGLVAAVASLLQPILLGQVITRVEGGLALDWILVGLSAIVIVGAVLSGLQHYVLQRMGEGVVLNSRKQLIAKILHLPISQFDRRRTGDLVSRVGSDTTLLRAVLTQGFVEAISGLLVFVGALIGMLVIDPVLFAITFGVILVALVVVVIVSGRIRPAVARSQEKVGDLAAQVDRTISSIRTIRAAGAAEREEQATVRDASEAYVLGVKVAKISAFIVPVSFLAMQLSFLVVLGLGGYRVATGAITIAQLVTFIIFLFLMIMPLGQAFGAITAINQALGALGRIQEIANLPSETDNDVELSPIGQIVPLSEVRREDAPALSFSDVHFTYRSAAPDRADARALVSRGAKRDAEAAPARIVETPVLHGVTFDVPRGSRVALVGPSGAGKSTILGLIERFYDPESGSVSLHGADLRTLDRAELRAQMGYVEQDAPVLAGSLRENLRLAAPDASDAACERVLRAVNLGGLLDRTAAGMESGSPLDLQVGENGVMLSGGEKQRLAIARALLTAPPILLLDESTASLDGVNERLMRDALDSVSTGRTLVVIAHRLATVVDSDKIVVLDEGRVIGEGTHEELIESTPLYRDLAAHQLLVADTEA from the coding sequence GTGCATACTGAGCAACCAGGCAGCTCCGGATCCCCCGAACCTAAGGGTTCTCGCAAGCCCCGCAGGGGTGGCAAACCCTCGGCGGTGAGCAGTACTCCGAAGGGGCCTCGAGCCTCGCTTCGAGAGCTTGTGCCGTTCCTGTTCGAGCAGCGCAAGCTACTGACGCTTGCGCTGGTGCTTGGCCTCGTGGCCGCCGTCGCCTCGCTGCTGCAACCGATTTTGCTCGGGCAGGTCATCACGCGAGTTGAGGGTGGCCTCGCGCTCGACTGGATTCTGGTGGGCCTCTCGGCCATCGTCATCGTCGGCGCGGTGCTGAGCGGTCTGCAGCACTACGTGCTGCAGCGCATGGGCGAGGGTGTGGTGCTCAACAGCCGCAAGCAGCTCATCGCGAAGATCTTGCACCTGCCGATCTCGCAGTTTGATCGCCGCCGCACTGGCGATCTTGTGTCGCGCGTTGGCAGCGACACGACGCTGCTGCGCGCGGTGCTCACGCAGGGATTCGTTGAGGCGATCAGCGGGCTACTCGTGTTTGTGGGCGCCCTCATTGGCATGCTCGTGATTGATCCCGTGCTGTTTGCGATCACCTTTGGTGTGATTCTCGTCGCCCTCGTGGTTGTGGTGATTGTGTCGGGCAGGATCAGGCCCGCCGTCGCCAGGTCTCAAGAAAAGGTGGGCGACCTCGCCGCCCAGGTGGACCGCACCATCTCGTCCATTCGCACGATTCGTGCAGCGGGTGCCGCAGAGCGCGAAGAGCAGGCGACCGTGCGCGACGCGTCTGAAGCGTATGTGCTTGGTGTGAAGGTCGCCAAGATTTCGGCGTTTATCGTGCCGGTGTCGTTCCTCGCGATGCAGCTTTCGTTTTTGGTGGTGCTCGGCCTCGGCGGGTACCGCGTGGCGACCGGTGCGATCACCATCGCGCAGCTGGTCACCTTCATCATCTTCCTGTTCCTGATGATCATGCCGCTGGGCCAGGCCTTCGGCGCGATCACCGCGATCAACCAGGCGCTCGGCGCGCTCGGGCGCATTCAAGAAATCGCGAACCTGCCCTCGGAGACCGATAACGATGTCGAGCTCTCGCCGATCGGTCAAATTGTGCCGCTCAGCGAGGTGCGGCGCGAAGACGCCCCAGCGCTCAGCTTCTCTGACGTGCACTTCACGTACCGCTCGGCGGCCCCGGATCGCGCAGACGCCCGCGCGCTCGTGAGTCGCGGCGCGAAGCGCGACGCCGAGGCAGCCCCGGCCCGCATCGTCGAGACCCCGGTGCTGCACGGTGTGACCTTCGATGTGCCCCGCGGGTCCCGAGTCGCTCTCGTTGGCCCCTCCGGCGCCGGCAAGTCGACGATCCTGGGTCTTATCGAGCGCTTCTACGATCCGGAGTCGGGTTCTGTTTCGCTGCACGGGGCAGACCTACGCACCCTGGATCGCGCAGAGCTGCGGGCTCAGATGGGCTATGTCGAGCAGGACGCGCCCGTGCTCGCGGGCAGCCTGCGCGAGAACCTACGCCTAGCGGCTCCTGACGCCTCAGACGCGGCCTGCGAGCGCGTGCTGCGGGCAGTGAACCTTGGTGGCCTGCTCGACCGCACAGCGGCGGGTATGGAGTCGGGATCCCCCCTCGATCTGCAGGTCGGCGAAAACGGTGTGATGCTCTCGGGCGGCGAAAAGCAGCGCCTCGCTATCGCGCGGGCGCTGCTCACGGCTCCGCCGATCCTGTTGCTTGACGAGTCGACCGCCAGCCTCGACGGTGTCAACGAGCGACTGATGCGCGACGCTCTCGACTCGGTCTCGACCGGGCGCACACTCGTGGTGATCGCGCACCGCCTGGCGACCGTGGTCGACTCAGACAAGATTGTGGTGCTCGACGAGGGTCGGGTGATCGGCGAGGGCACCCACGAGGAGCTCATCGAGAGCACCCCGCTCTACCGGGATCTCGCGGCGCACCAGCTGCTGGTGGCAGATACCGAGGCTTGA
- a CDS encoding Rv2578c family radical SAM protein, with the protein MRWSGQSVTGVADPALPGLGLAEVAAVPGHLRTVRAPEFQGVVFHEVLARSALNKVPGGSSMPFSWTINPYRGCSHACVYCFARGSHRYLDFDTGQDFDSQIIVKVNVAEVLSRELARSSWQREWVALGTNTDPYQRAEGRYRLMPGIISALSRSATPLSVLTKGTLLRRDLPLLVDASQRAPVNLSMSIAIGDPELQQSVEPGTPSTKARLETVAAARESGLPCDVFVMPVLPHLTDSPAQLNDLLRDIRDAGARSVMYGALHLRTHVKPWFFAWIEREHPELLGAYRALYPGSTSRALKEYRVALAARIRPLIRRYGLEWQPGPRIAAPQPESLPPGVPAPTLF; encoded by the coding sequence GTGAGGTGGAGCGGGCAGAGTGTAACGGGGGTCGCTGACCCTGCGCTGCCCGGACTCGGCCTCGCCGAGGTCGCGGCGGTCCCCGGGCACCTGCGCACCGTGCGCGCGCCCGAGTTCCAAGGTGTGGTGTTTCATGAGGTGCTCGCGAGGAGCGCTTTGAACAAGGTGCCCGGTGGGTCGTCGATGCCGTTCTCCTGGACCATCAACCCGTATCGCGGCTGCTCCCACGCCTGCGTTTACTGTTTTGCGCGGGGCTCGCACCGCTATCTTGATTTCGATACCGGTCAAGATTTCGATTCCCAGATCATCGTGAAGGTCAATGTCGCCGAGGTGCTCTCTCGCGAACTTGCGCGCTCATCGTGGCAGCGGGAGTGGGTGGCGCTCGGCACCAATACTGATCCATACCAGCGGGCCGAGGGCCGATACCGACTGATGCCGGGCATCATCTCGGCGCTGAGCCGGTCGGCGACGCCGCTCTCGGTGCTGACAAAGGGAACCCTGCTGCGCCGCGACCTGCCGCTGCTCGTAGACGCCTCGCAACGCGCGCCCGTAAACCTGTCGATGTCGATAGCTATCGGCGATCCTGAGCTGCAGCAGTCCGTCGAACCGGGCACGCCTTCAACGAAAGCGCGACTCGAAACGGTCGCCGCCGCGAGAGAATCGGGCCTGCCCTGCGACGTGTTTGTGATGCCCGTGCTGCCGCACCTCACTGATTCCCCGGCACAGCTCAACGACCTGCTGCGTGATATTCGCGACGCGGGAGCCCGATCGGTCATGTACGGCGCTCTGCACCTGCGCACGCACGTGAAGCCGTGGTTCTTCGCCTGGATCGAGCGGGAGCATCCCGAGCTGCTCGGGGCCTATCGGGCGTTGTATCCGGGCAGCACGAGCCGGGCTCTGAAAGAGTACCGCGTTGCGCTCGCCGCGCGGATCCGCCCGCTCATCAGGCGCTACGGGCTGGAATGGCAGCCGGGCCCGCGGATCGCAGCCCCGCAACCCGAATCCCTACCGCCAGGGGTGCCCGCTCCGACGCTGTTTTAG
- a CDS encoding 3-methyladenine DNA glycosylase, with translation MAALTDSNATLHLSAAEWQARAAEHEARADALTAGHRERKLRGEKHPIEDFLWHYYSVKPRELRRWHPGAGVVLEGADRGSWRHYRTVAASPHSSGPDPATDPVTIGAEVFADAQNTDSMVDLTEFFATRGGTVDYVENLLSATLERTPRYGCFGLHEWAMVYRMTSEQLRHSALPLRIGHEATDLVVEQHPIACTHFDAFRFFTPEAAPLNTLQPTRESQPALEQAGCLHAGMDVYKWASKLGPIVPGEVLLDAFELARDIRVVDMQASPYDVSSLGLPAIPIETPEGKREYTQLQRGFAERGNALRERVIAAIRRARALRPV, from the coding sequence GTGGCCGCGCTTACTGACTCAAACGCAACGCTGCACCTTTCTGCAGCCGAGTGGCAAGCGCGAGCGGCCGAGCACGAAGCCCGAGCCGACGCGCTCACCGCGGGCCACCGCGAGCGCAAACTGCGCGGTGAGAAGCACCCCATCGAAGACTTTTTGTGGCACTACTACTCGGTGAAACCGCGGGAGCTGCGGCGCTGGCACCCGGGCGCGGGCGTTGTGCTCGAGGGGGCGGATCGCGGATCCTGGCGGCACTACAGGACCGTTGCGGCGAGCCCGCACAGTTCAGGACCTGACCCCGCGACCGACCCTGTCACGATCGGCGCTGAAGTCTTCGCCGATGCTCAGAACACCGACTCAATGGTCGATCTCACCGAGTTCTTCGCGACCCGCGGCGGCACCGTCGACTACGTCGAAAACCTGCTCTCGGCAACCCTCGAACGCACCCCGCGCTACGGCTGCTTCGGTCTGCACGAGTGGGCGATGGTTTACCGCATGACTTCCGAGCAGCTGCGCCACAGCGCGCTCCCCCTGCGCATCGGCCACGAGGCAACGGACTTGGTCGTGGAACAGCACCCGATTGCGTGCACCCATTTCGACGCGTTCCGCTTCTTTACGCCCGAGGCAGCACCACTCAACACGCTGCAGCCGACGCGCGAATCTCAACCCGCACTGGAGCAGGCCGGTTGCCTGCACGCGGGCATGGACGTCTATAAGTGGGCATCGAAGCTCGGGCCAATCGTGCCCGGCGAGGTTCTGCTCGACGCCTTCGAGCTCGCCCGCGACATTCGTGTGGTCGACATGCAGGCATCGCCCTACGACGTGAGTTCACTGGGGCTCCCCGCGATCCCAATCGAAACCCCGGAGGGTAAGCGCGAGTACACGCAGCTGCAGCGCGGATTCGCCGAGCGCGGCAATGCGCTGCGGGAGCGTGTAATTGCGGCGATTCGGCGGGCTCGCGCTTTGCGGCCGGTCTGA
- a CDS encoding alpha/beta hydrolase: MNEVPGTPGMPETPRPPVPPVPPELQGMPPAEPAEPVKRAILKRPVTIAIISMVAVVALAAFIIFPLILTAQGDAGSTTVATKLPEEPKGTATDFEKQQPNWQSCGTGMQCADVYAPLDWKDPSGEKITLHMVKQPAKNGKPIGSLFVNPGGPGASGADFVLDSVNSAVEPAVQQQYDVIGWDPRGVGKSTPVTCLDAAGMDKYLFGVSPADGLTEGSDEWIAAAEKESADFGAACAKSSGALLGHVSTASTVQDLNMMRAIVGDPKLNYLGYSYGTYIGARFADAYPDKVGRLVLDGAMDPTTSLGEVVREQTLGFEQALRAYVTDCLKRSNCPLSGSVDEAMASIGSLLDGVDAKPLKGSDGRMFTSGTMLTAIITPLYSQSNWPYLDQLFTSVADGNADVGLSLADFYYDRENGKYTSNSTEAFSAINCLDYPSDIDADRMRKEAAELAKIAPTIGRFQGYGDLGCAGWPYTGTERTAVKAKGADPILVVGTTGDPATPYRWAESLTKQLDSGVLLTYEGEGHTAYGSNACVNDAVDAYLLKGTVPPEGTRCK; the protein is encoded by the coding sequence GTGAACGAAGTACCTGGAACGCCGGGGATGCCCGAGACCCCTCGACCTCCCGTGCCACCGGTGCCTCCCGAGCTGCAGGGAATGCCACCGGCTGAGCCGGCCGAGCCGGTGAAGCGCGCGATTCTCAAACGTCCGGTTACGATCGCGATCATCTCAATGGTTGCCGTGGTCGCGTTGGCCGCGTTCATTATCTTCCCGCTCATCCTGACCGCTCAGGGTGACGCGGGGTCGACCACGGTGGCAACGAAGCTGCCCGAGGAGCCAAAGGGCACGGCGACGGACTTCGAAAAGCAGCAGCCAAATTGGCAGTCGTGTGGCACCGGTATGCAGTGTGCAGACGTGTATGCCCCTCTCGACTGGAAAGATCCGTCGGGTGAGAAGATCACGCTGCACATGGTGAAGCAGCCGGCGAAGAACGGCAAGCCGATCGGTTCACTGTTTGTGAACCCGGGTGGGCCGGGCGCCTCCGGTGCCGACTTTGTGTTGGACAGCGTCAACTCGGCCGTGGAGCCCGCGGTGCAGCAGCAATACGACGTGATCGGGTGGGATCCGCGAGGCGTCGGTAAATCCACCCCCGTCACCTGCCTTGATGCGGCGGGAATGGACAAGTACCTGTTTGGTGTCAGCCCGGCAGACGGCTTGACCGAGGGAAGCGACGAGTGGATCGCCGCGGCCGAAAAGGAATCGGCTGACTTCGGTGCGGCGTGCGCCAAGAGTTCCGGTGCGCTGCTCGGGCACGTCAGCACCGCCTCTACAGTGCAAGACCTCAACATGATGCGTGCGATCGTGGGCGATCCGAAGCTCAACTACCTCGGTTACTCGTACGGCACTTACATTGGCGCCCGGTTTGCCGATGCCTACCCAGATAAGGTCGGGCGACTAGTGCTTGATGGCGCAATGGACCCCACGACCTCTCTGGGAGAGGTCGTTCGCGAGCAGACGCTCGGGTTTGAGCAGGCCCTGCGAGCGTACGTGACGGACTGCCTGAAGCGCAGCAACTGCCCGTTGAGCGGCAGCGTAGACGAGGCCATGGCCTCGATCGGAAGCCTGCTTGACGGCGTCGACGCGAAGCCGCTGAAGGGGTCTGACGGACGCATGTTCACCTCGGGCACGATGCTCACCGCGATCATCACTCCGCTCTACTCGCAGAGCAACTGGCCATATCTCGACCAGCTCTTCACCTCCGTGGCCGATGGCAACGCCGATGTCGGTCTTTCGCTCGCTGACTTCTATTACGACCGCGAGAACGGTAAATACACGAGCAACTCCACCGAGGCGTTCTCGGCGATCAACTGCCTCGACTACCCGAGCGACATTGACGCTGACCGCATGCGCAAGGAAGCAGCCGAACTCGCCAAGATTGCCCCGACCATTGGGCGTTTCCAGGGCTACGGTGACCTCGGCTGTGCGGGCTGGCCATACACGGGAACCGAACGAACCGCGGTCAAAGCGAAGGGCGCCGATCCGATCCTGGTCGTGGGCACAACGGGCGATCCCGCGACCCCGTACCGCTGGGCCGAGTCGTTGACCAAGCAGCTCGATAGCGGAGTGCTTTTGACCTACGAGGGTGAGGGGCACACCGCGTACGGAAGCAACGCCTGCGTCAACGACGCGGTCGATGCGTACCTTTTGAAAGGAACAGTGCCCCCGGAGGGAACCCGCTGCAAGTAG
- a CDS encoding YigZ family protein: protein MAAEYETIAKAVETEIEISRSRFISRLERVEDEAAAREVIAAVRAEHPRARHHCSAFVIGADGRVQRSNDDGEPSGTAGAPMLDALTSAGLSDVVAVVTRYFGGVLLGAGGLTRAYRSAVAGAVLEATRVRRGLRREVTVRSSYEVAAQIEAEARRRGYGIGAAEYSDEVAQGFEIAEEEVAGLTALAAELSAGAARVEAGGIGYVDL, encoded by the coding sequence ATGGCAGCCGAGTACGAGACGATCGCAAAAGCGGTTGAGACCGAGATTGAGATCTCGCGATCCCGCTTTATCTCCCGGCTCGAGCGCGTCGAAGACGAGGCGGCAGCGCGCGAGGTCATTGCTGCTGTGCGTGCCGAGCACCCACGGGCACGACACCACTGCTCGGCGTTTGTGATTGGAGCGGACGGCCGCGTGCAGCGATCCAACGATGACGGTGAGCCGAGCGGCACGGCGGGAGCTCCCATGCTCGATGCCCTGACGTCAGCTGGTCTCAGCGATGTGGTCGCAGTCGTGACGCGGTACTTCGGGGGAGTGCTGCTGGGTGCAGGTGGCCTGACGCGCGCGTACCGCTCCGCTGTGGCCGGGGCTGTGCTGGAGGCAACGCGCGTGCGGCGAGGGCTGCGGCGCGAGGTGACGGTGCGATCGTCGTACGAAGTTGCGGCCCAGATTGAGGCCGAGGCCAGGCGACGCGGGTACGGGATCGGTGCCGCTGAGTACAGCGACGAGGTTGCCCAGGGGTTCGAGATCGCCGAAGAAGAAGTCGCCGGGCTCACCGCGCTCGCCGCCGAGCTGAGTGCGGGCGCTGCGCGAGTAGAGGCGGGTGGGATCGGCTACGTCGATCTGTAG
- a CDS encoding chorismate mutase, protein MSAEQDPQQRLNRLRSSIDNIDAALVHMLAERFRCTQEVGELKATNDMPASDPAREARQIARLRSLAEESHLDPEFAEKWFNFVVAEVIQHHNHIADQARPTA, encoded by the coding sequence GTGAGTGCCGAGCAGGATCCGCAGCAGCGTCTCAATCGTCTGCGTTCGAGCATCGACAACATCGACGCTGCGCTTGTCCACATGCTCGCCGAGCGGTTTCGCTGCACACAAGAGGTGGGCGAGCTGAAGGCGACGAACGACATGCCGGCCTCGGATCCCGCGCGCGAGGCCAGGCAGATTGCGCGACTGCGTAGCCTCGCCGAAGAGTCGCACCTCGACCCCGAGTTTGCCGAGAAGTGGTTCAACTTTGTGGTCGCAGAGGTGATCCAGCACCACAATCACATCGCGGATCAGGCACGGCCCACCGCGTAA
- a CDS encoding family 43 glycosylhydrolase, whose translation MRFLRGSVTAIVTAALIFGFTTAGNALAKSETPDGGMNGNGISAEQSPDPTPEPSDPATNPPGDTNQETTDPETTDPIPPDGEGTETPAPPETPEPDPQDPNGTEPGPGINPGPLEPIQNIETEPVPPASARAAARNWCAGSEAWMRPSCRYTGTFADPTVLPVVENGKTVYYAFGTTTSNLRLPVLRSTDLKNWYPNIYSSQPKWQDTWQSADRNNYNPRTDPAIPAEIRNHRYTNTAAGSFEEKRETWFNVDGLVSKRPSWAVPIGPDARGWMTQENWAPGVAKIGNKYFAYMSVRTRYPGQAGGAPDGSFCIAVATSSKPGGPYGYANGGAPVQCQNSDPGGAIDPEPVSYNGKWYLLWKGQGQAGVTQGLYAQPINTTTGGLTGRFVQLLARDMSPGTWEVNTIENPSMATIGGTSYLFYAGGDYYPGPNNTSNYATGYAICPKGPTAACYRPAGNRLMSSSGSVQGPGGGSLFQPGDGTTRFAYHAYTYGGQQGMRTLRITNVHRWPNGRLTLSTDLNPVFADVPNNHKFNAAIRWLAGKGITTGDKAGNFNPSGNVTRADMAAFLYRYNKTTNYTPTGPEPFADVNKNTKFYKEIRWMKANGLATGSKNPSGGKPLYKPQDSISREAMAAFLYRLSGTKNYKPSASQPLVDITPKSKFYREIRWMYANGITTGNRLPNGTVFFDEKGATSRAAFAAFLQRYDRKFAK comes from the coding sequence GTGCGTTTTTTGCGGGGTTCTGTCACTGCGATCGTCACAGCCGCTTTGATTTTTGGGTTCACGACCGCGGGCAATGCACTCGCAAAGAGCGAAACCCCCGACGGTGGCATGAACGGCAACGGCATAAGCGCCGAGCAATCGCCGGATCCCACGCCAGAACCAAGCGATCCCGCAACGAACCCTCCCGGTGATACCAACCAGGAAACCACCGATCCAGAGACCACCGACCCCATTCCACCAGACGGTGAAGGTACGGAAACACCCGCGCCACCCGAGACTCCCGAACCGGACCCGCAGGATCCGAACGGGACAGAACCGGGGCCCGGCATAAACCCCGGACCCCTTGAGCCAATTCAGAACATCGAAACCGAACCGGTTCCGCCTGCCTCAGCCAGGGCAGCCGCGCGAAACTGGTGTGCTGGGTCCGAAGCTTGGATGCGCCCCAGCTGCCGCTACACGGGCACGTTCGCAGACCCCACGGTTCTGCCGGTGGTCGAAAACGGCAAGACCGTCTACTACGCATTCGGCACGACCACCAGCAACCTGCGGCTGCCGGTGCTGCGCAGTACCGACCTCAAAAACTGGTACCCGAACATCTACAGCTCGCAGCCAAAGTGGCAAGACACGTGGCAGTCTGCAGACCGAAACAACTACAACCCTCGCACCGATCCCGCGATCCCCGCTGAGATTCGCAACCACCGCTACACGAACACGGCCGCGGGCAGCTTCGAGGAGAAGCGCGAGACCTGGTTCAACGTTGACGGACTCGTTTCGAAGCGACCCAGTTGGGCGGTGCCGATCGGCCCCGACGCTCGCGGGTGGATGACCCAGGAGAACTGGGCTCCGGGCGTCGCCAAAATCGGCAATAAGTACTTCGCTTACATGTCGGTGCGCACGCGTTACCCCGGCCAGGCGGGCGGCGCACCAGACGGCTCGTTCTGCATCGCGGTGGCAACGTCGTCCAAGCCGGGCGGCCCCTATGGCTACGCCAACGGTGGAGCCCCGGTGCAGTGCCAGAACTCCGACCCCGGCGGCGCGATTGATCCCGAACCCGTCTCCTACAACGGCAAGTGGTACCTGCTTTGGAAGGGGCAGGGGCAGGCCGGTGTGACGCAGGGGCTCTACGCTCAGCCGATCAACACGACCACGGGTGGCCTCACCGGTCGTTTCGTCCAGTTGCTCGCGCGTGACATGTCGCCGGGCACCTGGGAGGTCAACACAATCGAGAATCCCTCGATGGCGACCATTGGCGGCACGAGCTATCTCTTCTACGCGGGCGGTGACTACTACCCCGGACCCAACAACACGAGCAACTACGCGACCGGTTACGCGATCTGCCCGAAGGGGCCAACGGCCGCGTGCTACCGTCCGGCGGGCAATCGGCTCATGTCGAGTTCAGGATCGGTGCAGGGCCCCGGCGGCGGCAGCCTCTTTCAGCCCGGTGACGGTACGACCCGCTTCGCCTACCACGCCTATACCTACGGTGGTCAGCAGGGCATGCGAACCCTGCGCATCACCAACGTGCACCGCTGGCCCAATGGTCGCCTCACGCTCTCAACCGACCTGAACCCGGTGTTTGCCGATGTGCCGAACAATCACAAGTTCAACGCCGCGATTCGCTGGCTCGCGGGCAAGGGCATCACGACCGGTGACAAGGCCGGTAACTTCAACCCATCGGGCAACGTCACTCGCGCCGACATGGCGGCGTTCCTCTACCGCTACAACAAAACGACGAACTACACACCAACTGGCCCCGAGCCCTTTGCCGACGTCAACAAGAACACGAAGTTCTACAAAGAGATTCGCTGGATGAAGGCCAACGGCCTCGCAACCGGCTCGAAGAACCCGAGCGGCGGCAAACCCCTCTACAAACCTCAAGACAGCATCAGTCGTGAGGCGATGGCGGCGTTCCTCTACCGTCTCAGCGGCACGAAGAACTACAAACCGAGCGCGAGCCAGCCGCTCGTCGACATCACTCCGAAGTCGAAGTTCTACAGAGAGATTCGCTGGATGTACGCGAACGGCATCACGACTGGCAACAGGCTGCCCAACGGCACGGTGTTCTTCGACGAGAAAGGCGCGACCTCAAGGGCCGCGTTCGCCGCGTTCCTGCAGCGCTATGATCGCAAGTTCGCGAAGTAG